Within the Gammaproteobacteria bacterium CG11_big_fil_rev_8_21_14_0_20_46_22 genome, the region AATATGTTGCTCAGAAAATCCGTCAGACTTCAACCAGGCACGATAAGTTTCTGCAACTGCATAGCCCGGTGCTTTGCGGTCATTCCCATGCTCGCTGCTTCGAAGAGCCAACCTTTCATCATGCCCCTCAAAACTCACTGGCGCCGCAGGTCCAATACCCGCAAGCGCCAGGTCGCCATAGGGTATACTTTTATCCTTGGCTAGTTCGCTGAACACGCTGCTTAGCGACTCGTAGCCAAGCTTGAAAAGATGCTGGTTAACATTGGCTTTAATAGCTTCTGATTTTTCTGGGTCCAGGGCGCCCATACCAGGTAAATTACTGAAAGCAGATTTTAAACTCCAAACCGCCTGATGTCTAAACGTATTACTAGAGTCTTGTGCAAGCTTTTTAATTTCAGCAACCAACACTTGTAAATGCTCTTCTTGAGCTTCTGTATTAGGTGACCCAGCATTTCCCACCGGCTGGTCAGCTACTTGCTTGAAGCGCTCTCGTAAACTCGGCTTTTTCGTATCAAACTGAGCTAGCGCTCTTGACTGAGTAGAAACCCGATCTTTGAAATCTCCATTATCTGGTTGAAATTCTTCCAGTAATTTTTCCAAATCCGTATCAGTGAAAGAAAAGCCTTCTTCTCTCAAAAAAGGGTGGCCAGCGCCCTTTTTCGGCAACAAGTGGGACACCAAAGCGACTTTACGGGCGATAGCTTGAGTCTCACCATATAAAAGCGGTTCAGGCTGCATCAACCTTTGCGCAACAGGGTAAAGCAAGTAGATTAAGCGGTCTTCGTATATTGGCCCGCCCAAACGCTTGATATTCCTCAGATTTTGAAAGTGTGGAAAATCTTCGTCGTTAAAGCTAGGGGTATTCGGCCAATTATTATCAAGTTTAATTTTTTCAAAAGCCTCCGGCAAGGGAAGAGCCTGAGAAAAAGCAGCATTCTTATTATTGACCTGATGCATTAAAGCAAGAATGGGCGCAAGGTACGCTCTTCTGTCTTTTGGCAGGCGAACCCGAGTGATCTTCCTTGTCCTTGACTCTGTATTGTCTGAAGCTGCCATAATTAACCATTTGTTTTTAAAGTTTTAAGTGTAGCCGAGCCTAGTGGAAATGCCAGTGGCCTCGACCTGGGCAAAAGCCACTGTAAAATTAAGGCCCACAATACACAGCTGCAGAAGCATCATCTGCAGAAGCATCATCTGCAGAAGCATCAGCAGCAGCTGCAATCTTCTCACCTAAATTTTTACGCGTTACACGTGGTGCCTCTGCAGCAGCAACAGCCTCTGCAGCAGCAGATAAAGCTTGAAGGCCATCACCACCATTATGATCGTCATCATCGTCGCATAATAGAGACGAATCTGTGTGTCGACTGGCGCCGCTTGAGCTCAAAGTAGAATAAGCAAACGATGGCAGGTCTGAAGAATCCGAATTTGGTGTGCCTGCACTACGACACCCATCAGGTGTTCTTTGCTCTGATCGATCTTCATCTGCTTGGGATACGTTGGCCACCTCAGCATCCGCCGCCGAAGGACTTCCCAGGACCTTCACTAAACTCGTAGTGGAACGACCAATAACAACAGCAGGTCCTGCAGAGTTAGCCGTAACGGTCGCTGATTCTGGATGAGCTCTTTGGTAGGCGGCTTTAAGGCGCTGTTTTTTAGAAGCGCTAAACTTTCTTCCAAAGCGAGTACGAGCGTCATCTAAACATTTCTCAAGATCAGACATGCTCTTGACTGGCCCAAACGGGCTATTAGCAAGAAAACGTGCCAACTGTTTTTCAGCCCGTCTTTCTTTCCATGCTTTAAAACGTTGGCCTAGTGACAATCTCTTTTTGGTCTGTGTGTTTTGCTCAAGAGACTTCGAAGCAGCGTCTGCATTGTGAGCATCAGCGACTTGAACAGCGGGGTTTACTGGAAAATCTGCTTGCGCAATTGGTTTCAATCTATCTAGTAAAGCAATAAACTCATCATCATTCGTATTCTTCTCTACGAACTCTGAAAAATACTCGTCTGAGAATTTTTTAAGTGTGGGTAAAAGCTCGTTATAAGCGGTTGCTGCAATAAAATACTTCTTTTTATAGAAACTATTTTCTGTAATCCCGTTCACGTCATCTGCAAGTCTACTACGCTCTCCATCTATTTTAGTATTCGGGGTAGTGCGACAATGCCAATTTAAGTAACGATATATATCAAGTAAATCACGCTCAAACGGAGAAACTCCAGGGGGATAGTTTCGTAACGGTTGCTGGTTGCCCATGAAAACACCTCATTTTCTTTCTTATTGTTGCAGTTCAACTGCAGACTTTTTTAAATTAAGCTGCGCACGCACAGCTAAAACCTTTTTAGCTACGGTCTATTCTAGCCCTTAAACCTTTAGCTAAGCTTAACAAATACCTACGTAAGGCGATGTTTTAAGCAATAAATTTGTACCCGAATTTCTGGAGGCAAAATGGGGTTGCTGTACGCGGCCATTTGACAAAACCCGTAGTGCCGACTAATATAAAGAACAACTTTATATTAGTCAACATTATGTATATTAAGCGAATTTTAGAAAAAATTATCCAAGAAACCAGCCAGAGCTTCCCTGTATTACTGCTCACCGGCCCCAGACAGGTCGGCAAAACTACTTTGCTTGAGCATACCGAAAAAACAAGCCGAAGCTACATCACTCTCGATGACATCAATTTGCGACACGCCGCTCAAGCGGACCCTGAAACCTTTTTAAACCGATTAAGCTTACCCGTGCTCATTGATGAAGTGCAATATGCACCCAAGCTGTTTCCATACATTAAGATTCTAGTCGACAAACTTAAACAACCAGGGCTTATTTGGCTAACCGGCTCTCAACAATTTGACATGATGAAAAACGTGTCGGAATCACTGGCCGGCCGTGTCGCCCTACTTAAACTCCAAGGACTGTCGCTCGCAGAAGAGCAGCATCGCCTAACAGCCTCACCTTTTTTACCAGACCCGGACACACTTGCGACCCGAGCAAAAACAGCCAAACCATTGACTCTCTCGCAAGCGTATCATTGCATTTGGCGAGGCAGCTATCCTCACGTCGTGTTAGACAATGGTAAAACCTGGGAGCGCTTTTACGAGTCTTATGTCACAACGTATATTCAACGTGACGTTCATGATTACTTAAAATTGAAAGACCAGGCACCTTTTTATCGGTTTATGCAAATCATCGCTAGCCGGACAGGTCAAATGCTCAACTATGCTGATTTAAGCAAAGATGTTGGCGTCAGCATTCCTTCGATAAAAAGCTGGGTTGATGCTCTACAAGCTTCTGGGCTCATCTATTTATTGCAGCCCTATTTTAGCAACCACAACAAACGACTCATTAAAACGCCGAAATTATATTTTATGGACACAGGCTTATGCTGCTACCTATCTGGCTGGCTGAACCCCGACGTGCTTGAGCGAGGCGCTATGAACGGAAGCATACTTGAAACCTACGTCGTTACAGAGATTATAAAATCCTATTTTAATGCAGGTAAATCACCAAGATTGTTTTATTATCGCGACAAAGAAAAAAGAGAAATCGATTTACTGATTGAAAGAAACGGCAGCTTATACCCGATTGAAATTAAAAAAACTGCTGCCACTCGAAACATCGATCTCAAAACATTTGAGCGCTTAAATAGCTTGAAAATGCCCATTGCACACGGTGCTGTATTATGCTTGACACAAAGCTTGCTGCCCTTGTCAGAAAGCATCGACGCTGTACCCATCGGCTACATCTAAATCGTATTATCAAACCGTCAACATACCGCCATTCACATGAATGGTTTGACCAGTGATATACGCCGCCAATGGTGAAGCCAGATACGCCACGAGGCTTGCGATCTCCTCCGGCTCGCCAATGCGCTTGGCTGGAATGGCCGCGAGTATGCTTTCACGTTGGGCATCCGTCAGTGCGCGCGTCATGTCCGTATCAATAAAACCCGGGGCGACACAATTCGCTGTAATACCGCGTGAGGCGAGTTCTTGTGCGATGGATTTGGTCAACCCTATTACGCCCGCTTTGGCTGCCGCGTAGTTTGGCTGGCCGGCGTTGCCCGTCACACCCACAATCGAGCTGATATTAATGATACGGCCCCAGCGCGCTTTCAGCATGTCACGTGTGACCGCTTTAGTCAGTTTAAACACGGAATTTAAATTCGTATCAATCACCGATTGCCACTCATCCTCTTTCATGCGTAAAAATAAATTATCGCGGGTGATCGCGGCATTGTTCACAAGGATATCAATGCGTTTATCCGCTGTTTTGGCTTTCATCGCTTCAATCGGCGAGGCTAAATCGTCATCGCAAATATTTAACACAAAACCCTCACCGTTTAGGCCAAGCTCACGCAAATGCGCGGTGAAGTTTTCTGCGCCCGCTTCACTGGTGGCCGAACCAAACACCTGCGCGCCCTGCTCGGCTAACGCCACGGCTATGGCTCGACCAATGCCTCGGCTAGCACCCGTGACAATCGCTGTTTTTCCGCTTAATGGCATGTTTTGCTCCTTTGTTTAACTATCTGCGATCACTGGGATCTTTTCCGGCGAACTACCGCTCATGTCATTGCGAGCGAACGATACTGAGTGCGGCAATCTGGTTCATTAACCTGGAGATTGCTTCGTCGCTACGCTCCTCGCAAAGACGGTTAGCCTCCCTTGTACAAAGGCGGGTTAACCTAGACTACTCAAACGGTGTAAACACCACATCACGATTAATGCGCTTACCCAAACCGCACAACACTTTCTGCGGGCCACATTCAATACACTCTGTCACGCCGTGTTGTATTAATGTGTTCACACTGTCTGTCCAACGCACCGGCGAATACAATTGCGCCAGCAATAACGCTTTCAACTCATCCACATCATGCGCCACATCCGCATTCACATTCTGCACGACCGGAATAGTTGGCATAGTGATCGTCATCGCATCGATCGCTAGCGCCAACTCATCGGCTGCACTTTTCATTAAGGCGCAATGCGAAGGAATACTCACCGGCAAGACTTTTGCCAAACGCGCGCCCGCGGTTTTACACGCCTCTATTGCCGCGTCCACGGCCTGCGCTTCACCGGCAATCACCACTTGGCCGGGCGAGTTAAAGTTTGCGGCAGAGACCACACCGCCTACACTTTCACAGCTTGCGATAACGTCTTCATCACTCAAACCAATCACGGCGGCCATCAAACCCTGCCCGGCTGGCACCGCTTTTTGCATCAGCTGCCCGCGCAAATGCACCAAACGCACGGCGTCTTCAAAACGCATCGCGCCACCTGCCACTAAAGCAGAATACTCACCCAAACTGTGGCCTGCCAAGAACGCCGGTAAATCACGGCCAGAGTTCGCATAGACAGACCAAAGCGCCGTGCTGAATGTTAATAAAATCGGCTGCGTGAGTTCAGTTTTGTTCAGCTCAGATTCCGGGCCGTTTTTCGCGATAATGTAAAGATCCAAACCCAGTACATCGCTGGCACGATGAAAATGATCGCGTATCACACTATCGTAAATGGAAAAGTCTTCGAGCATGCCAAGCTTTTGCGAGCCTTGGCCTGGGAAAATAAAGGCTAAACTCATGAAGGGTCCTTATTATTTTCTTCGTCATCAACGGTCATAAAATCAAAATCTGGCCAAGCAGCCGCTAAATACACACACATCGACCACAGCGTTAAAATGGCTGACACGTACAATAAAATATAACCGGCCCATCTAAACCACTCCGCCTGGATCGCAATGGCGCCGACCAAAATAGGAATCGCAGCCAGTTGCATCGCCGTTTTAAGTTTACCCACAAAACCGACCGCCACATTCGCGCGTTTGCCAAGCTCTGCCATCCATTCACGTAAAGCAGAAATCGCAATTTCACGGCCGATGATCACCGCCGAAGGAATCGCGATGTAATTTAAATGCGGGTTGCTGACCATGAGCACCAAGGCCACAGCCACCATGAGCTTATCGGCCACCGGGTCTAAAAATGCGCCAAACTTTGAAGCCTGATGAAGTTTGCGCGCGAGATAACCATCGAGCCAATCGGTCACGCCGGCGACGATAAAAACCATAGCCGCAATGATTGGTCCAGAAGCGAACGGTAAGTAATAACACACCACAAACACAGGGATGAGAAAAATGCGCAACAGTGTGAGAATATTGGGTATGTTCATAAGCGCCCTGTGTCCTTGCTTGAGGGCTATCCTAACCTAAACGCACGAAAAACAAAACCGCTTATACGCAAGACTGTTTCAATCTATTTCTGAAGATAATCCACTATCGTTTGCGCCAGCGCGAGGCTCACACCCGGCACCTTGGCAATCTCTTGCGCGCTTTTGCCCTGCAAACCACGAAGGCCGCCAAAATGTTGCAAAATCGCTTTTTTACGTTTCGCGCCGATGCCTGGGATCTCATCCAAAATCGATTGGCTTTGGCGTTTGGTTTTCGTTTTTTGATGCGCATTAATCGCAAAACGGTGCGATTCATCCCGCAAATATTGCAATAATAACCGTGCGGGCTCCTGCACATCGATATCAATCACATGACCGGATTGATGCAGTAAAATACGGTCGTTTTCGGCATGCCGCCGATCCCCTTTTTTAATACCCATCAATATCATCGCATTGTCCAGCTCAAGCTCACACAGCGCATCATAGGCTGCGTGCACTTGGCCTTTACCGCCATCAATCAACAGCACCTCCGGGCATGCCCGTTTCGCGCCCTTAAAGCGTCGCGTAATCGCCTGTCGCATTGCCGCATAATCATCGCCCGGCGTGATACCCTCGATATTGTACCGTCGATAATCACTTTTCAACGGCCCCTCGCTGTTAAACACGACGTTCGATGCCTTGGTTGCCTCGCCCTGATGATGACTGATATCAAAACACTCGATACGGCTTAAGCGCTCAAGCTTGAGCGTTGATTTTAAATTTTCAAACTGCTGCTCACTTTGCAATTTTTTAAGTTGCGTGCTTTGCAGTTTAAACGCCGCATTTTTCTGCGCCATGGCCAACCAGGTTTTTTTCTCATCACTTAAACGCACAAAGCGCTTTAAACGCTTACCCCGTGTTTCGCTGATCGCATCCAGCAATAATTGCATAGCCTCGGGCGAAATATCCGCCAACACCGCCTCCGGCAAGGCCGCATGGCTCTGCAAATAATACTGGCTTAAAAACGTTTCAAGCACTTCGGCCGGCGTGTTTTCTTGTGGCAAGCTAAGCTCATCGTATCGATCACCCAAGTAACGACCGCCGCGTATCATCAACACAGCCACGCAGGCCAAGGTGGCCGACACCGCTACCGAGAAAATATCCACATCGCGTTCACTTTGCGAAGTGATCACCTGTGTTTCTTGCACATCACGAATACTGGCAATTTGATCACGCATGTGTGCTGCCTCTTCGTAGCGCATTTCAGTCGCTGCGGCGTTCATACGTTCTGTTAAGCGCATGACAATGTCATCCTCACGCCCCGTGAGAAAATCGACAGCCGCTTGCACATCACGCTGATAGGCTTCATCACTGATATGCCCCACACAAGGCGCACTGCAACGTTTGATTTGATATTGCAAACAAGGGCGTGTGCGGTGTGAAAAATAACTATCGCTGCAATCACGCAACAAAAACACGCGCTGCACCAATTCCATCGTATCACGCACGGCTTGACTGTTTGGATACGGGCCAAAAAAATGACCGCGTTTTTTCGGCTGACCACGGTAAAACGCGAGCCTTGGCGCTCGGTGATCGGACAGCATAAGGTAAGGAAAACTTTTATCATCACGCAGTAAAATATTGTAGCGCGGACGGTGACGTTTAATGAGCTCACATTCAAGCAGCAAAGCCTCCGTTTCTGAGGCGGTTTGCGCGATTTCGATACGCACCACTTTTTGCATTAAGCGTTCAGTTTTTGGCGCTAATTGACTACGAAAATAACTGCTGACCCGTTTTTTGAGCTGCTTTGCCTTGCCGACATACAAAAGGGTATCGGCTGCATCATACATTTGGTAAACACCGGGCGTGGTGGGAAGCTGCTTTAAAAAGACCTCAGCATTGTCCATGTCACTGCAAGGCGTCGCCGCTCTGATCCGCTTGATGGCCAATGATGCCGTAACGCAACGCCATGTGGGTTAACTCCACATCAGACTTGATGCCAAGCTTGGCGAAAATACGGTAACGGTAGGTGTTCACCGTTTTTGGGCTTAGGTGCAATTGCTCTGCAATTTTCTGCACTTTTTGACCCTGCGTGATCATGAGCAACACTTGCAGCTCGCGCTCAGAAAGCTGATCAAACGGCGAATCTTTTTCATCAAAACGTTTCAGCGCTAATTGCTGAGCCACTTCTGAGCTTAAATAACGCTCGCCTTTGTACACTTGTCGCACGGCTTTCAACACTTCATCGGCTGGGCTGCCTTTGGTGATATAACCTGCGGCACCCG harbors:
- the pgsA gene encoding CDP-diacylglycerol--glycerol-3-phosphate 3-phosphatidyltransferase, giving the protein MNIPNILTLLRIFLIPVFVVCYYLPFASGPIIAAMVFIVAGVTDWLDGYLARKLHQASKFGAFLDPVADKLMVAVALVLMVSNPHLNYIAIPSAVIIGREIAISALREWMAELGKRANVAVGFVGKLKTAMQLAAIPILVGAIAIQAEWFRWAGYILLYVSAILTLWSMCVYLAAAWPDFDFMTVDDEENNKDPS
- the fabD gene encoding [acyl-carrier-protein] S-malonyltransferase, giving the protein MSLAFIFPGQGSQKLGMLEDFSIYDSVIRDHFHRASDVLGLDLYIIAKNGPESELNKTELTQPILLTFSTALWSVYANSGRDLPAFLAGHSLGEYSALVAGGAMRFEDAVRLVHLRGQLMQKAVPAGQGLMAAVIGLSDEDVIASCESVGGVVSAANFNSPGQVVIAGEAQAVDAAIEACKTAGARLAKVLPVSIPSHCALMKSAADELALAIDAMTITMPTIPVVQNVNADVAHDVDELKALLLAQLYSPVRWTDSVNTLIQHGVTECIECGPQKVLCGLGKRINRDVVFTPFE
- the fabG gene encoding 3-oxoacyl-ACP reductase (catalyzes the first of the two reduction steps in the elongation cycle of fatty acid synthesis); this translates as MPLSGKTAIVTGASRGIGRAIAVALAEQGAQVFGSATSEAGAENFTAHLRELGLNGEGFVLNICDDDLASPIEAMKAKTADKRIDILVNNAAITRDNLFLRMKEDEWQSVIDTNLNSVFKLTKAVTRDMLKARWGRIINISSIVGVTGNAGQPNYAAAKAGVIGLTKSIAQELASRGITANCVAPGFIDTDMTRALTDAQRESILAAIPAKRIGEPEEIASLVAYLASPLAAYITGQTIHVNGGMLTV
- a CDS encoding ATPase → MYIKRILEKIIQETSQSFPVLLLTGPRQVGKTTLLEHTEKTSRSYITLDDINLRHAAQADPETFLNRLSLPVLIDEVQYAPKLFPYIKILVDKLKQPGLIWLTGSQQFDMMKNVSESLAGRVALLKLQGLSLAEEQHRLTASPFLPDPDTLATRAKTAKPLTLSQAYHCIWRGSYPHVVLDNGKTWERFYESYVTTYIQRDVHDYLKLKDQAPFYRFMQIIASRTGQMLNYADLSKDVGVSIPSIKSWVDALQASGLIYLLQPYFSNHNKRLIKTPKLYFMDTGLCCYLSGWLNPDVLERGAMNGSILETYVVTEIIKSYFNAGKSPRLFYYRDKEKREIDLLIERNGSLYPIEIKKTAATRNIDLKTFERLNSLKMPIAHGAVLCLTQSLLPLSESIDAVPIGYI
- a CDS encoding two-component system response regulator UvrY, with translation MIKVLLVDDHQIVREGIKRLLADADDIDVVAEAESGEAALKAAKQEEIDVVLMDVQMPGIGGIEATRKLVHYHPKIKILVLTVCDDDIFPTRLMRSGAAGYITKGSPADEVLKAVRQVYKGERYLSSEVAQQLALKRFDEKDSPFDQLSERELQVLLMITQGQKVQKIAEQLHLSPKTVNTYRYRIFAKLGIKSDVELTHMALRYGIIGHQADQSGDALQ
- the uvrC gene encoding excinuclease ABC subunit C (The UvrABC repair system catalyzes the recognition and processing of DNA lesions. UvrC both incises the 5' and 3' sides of the lesion. The N-terminal half is responsible for the 3' incision and the C-terminal half is responsible for the 5' incision) yields the protein MDNAEVFLKQLPTTPGVYQMYDAADTLLYVGKAKQLKKRVSSYFRSQLAPKTERLMQKVVRIEIAQTASETEALLLECELIKRHRPRYNILLRDDKSFPYLMLSDHRAPRLAFYRGQPKKRGHFFGPYPNSQAVRDTMELVQRVFLLRDCSDSYFSHRTRPCLQYQIKRCSAPCVGHISDEAYQRDVQAAVDFLTGREDDIVMRLTERMNAAATEMRYEEAAHMRDQIASIRDVQETQVITSQSERDVDIFSVAVSATLACVAVLMIRGGRYLGDRYDELSLPQENTPAEVLETFLSQYYLQSHAALPEAVLADISPEAMQLLLDAISETRGKRLKRFVRLSDEKKTWLAMAQKNAAFKLQSTQLKKLQSEQQFENLKSTLKLERLSRIECFDISHHQGEATKASNVVFNSEGPLKSDYRRYNIEGITPGDDYAAMRQAITRRFKGAKRACPEVLLIDGGKGQVHAAYDALCELELDNAMILMGIKKGDRRHAENDRILLHQSGHVIDIDVQEPARLLLQYLRDESHRFAINAHQKTKTKRQSQSILDEIPGIGAKRKKAILQHFGGLRGLQGKSAQEIAKVPGVSLALAQTIVDYLQK